The Caulifigura coniformis genome includes a region encoding these proteins:
- a CDS encoding leucine-rich repeat domain-containing protein has protein sequence MRICLASALFHILAGCSSQTTAPASSQTATPKPPAEYEISYGDGLLATGIVVEDDVSEIEEYTSGKLTFLTSTFHVTGPRNAQNIAYVTSHETPSPGIDVALIEQSTPRAAAVVFNSPVIYKLAIVDWTAERFKEMPADACQGVRFLKLKNCELDESTLQKSATLPRLEGLWLTLCKVPGGKLGPIVKGLQNRLTILSLFHSGFEDDASASVNELQKLQVLGVSESGITDRFFERLQIPVLKYLEVGYGGPPSPSVERELRRRIPTIEEVAHAQ, from the coding sequence ATGCGAATCTGCCTTGCCTCAGCTTTGTTTCATATACTGGCCGGTTGCAGTTCGCAGACAACGGCGCCTGCATCGTCGCAAACAGCGACTCCCAAACCTCCAGCCGAGTACGAGATCAGCTATGGCGATGGGCTGCTCGCTACAGGCATCGTCGTCGAGGATGACGTCTCAGAGATCGAGGAATACACCTCGGGCAAGCTGACGTTTCTAACGTCGACGTTTCACGTGACTGGCCCTCGAAATGCTCAGAATATCGCGTACGTCACCTCACATGAGACTCCATCGCCAGGCATTGATGTCGCGTTGATCGAACAGTCGACACCGCGCGCAGCGGCCGTCGTCTTCAATTCTCCGGTCATCTACAAGCTCGCAATCGTCGACTGGACCGCCGAGCGGTTTAAAGAAATGCCCGCAGATGCGTGTCAGGGCGTTCGATTCCTCAAGCTCAAGAACTGCGAGCTAGACGAGTCGACGCTTCAGAAAAGTGCGACACTCCCTCGCCTTGAAGGTCTCTGGCTGACGCTCTGCAAAGTGCCGGGCGGAAAGCTCGGCCCCATCGTCAAGGGTCTCCAGAACCGGCTGACGATCCTGTCGCTGTTTCATTCTGGCTTTGAGGACGACGCTTCCGCTTCAGTGAATGAACTTCAGAAGCTGCAAGTCCTAGGCGTTTCGGAATCCGGGATTACCGATCGATTTTTTGAACGGCTCCAGATACCCGTTTTGAAGTACCTGGAAGTGGGTTACGGGGGGCCGCCAAGCCCATCCGTGGAGAGGGAATTGCGTCGTCGCATTCCCACGATCGAGGAAGTGGCTCACGCACAGTAG
- a CDS encoding glycoside hydrolase family 88 protein: MNVDSDLAPQSVLPAIRRMWARSAEVLTALENSWKPGDGSPVFTVDGQYTSRGWTEWTQGFQFGSLLLQFDATGERSFFDLGLKRTIDFMAPHVSHIGVHDHGFNNVSTYGNIRRLMLEGRVDRDAHLLDFCELALKTSGAVQAARWSRTVDGHGYLYSFNGPHSLFCDTIRSLRALAMGHKLGHRLMGENDEPISLLRRLVLHGRATAIYSVFYGDGRDIYDVRGRVAHESLFNTNDGHYRCPSTQQGYSPFSTWTRGLAWIMLGYAEQLEFLETVNDVELEPLGGRSEIEDFFFRAGQAACDFYLENTALDGIPYWDTGAPGLAQLGDWRSRPAEPFNQHEPVDSSAAAIGCQGLIRLGNWMEARGDLSGRRYVQAGLTTLKTLLSESYLSSGAHQGLLVHSVYHRPRGWDYIPPGQSVPCGESSQWGDYHLREAALTVQRIAEGKAEYRFDGPVA, translated from the coding sequence ATGAACGTTGACTCTGATCTCGCTCCTCAATCAGTCCTTCCCGCTATCCGGCGCATGTGGGCGCGCTCGGCCGAAGTGCTGACGGCTCTTGAGAACTCCTGGAAGCCTGGCGACGGCTCGCCCGTCTTTACCGTCGACGGCCAATACACCTCGCGCGGCTGGACGGAGTGGACCCAGGGGTTCCAGTTCGGATCGCTGCTCCTGCAGTTCGACGCGACGGGCGAACGATCGTTCTTCGATCTCGGCCTGAAACGCACCATCGACTTCATGGCGCCGCATGTCTCCCACATCGGCGTCCACGACCACGGGTTCAACAACGTCAGCACGTACGGCAACATCCGTCGGCTCATGCTCGAAGGCCGAGTCGATCGCGATGCGCACCTGCTCGATTTCTGTGAGCTGGCGCTCAAGACGAGCGGCGCGGTGCAGGCGGCTCGTTGGTCGCGCACTGTCGACGGCCACGGCTATCTCTACTCGTTCAATGGTCCGCACTCGCTGTTCTGCGACACGATCCGTTCGCTGCGGGCCCTCGCCATGGGGCACAAGCTCGGCCATCGCCTCATGGGCGAAAACGACGAGCCGATCTCGCTGCTCAGGCGACTCGTGCTGCACGGCCGCGCGACGGCGATCTATTCCGTTTTCTATGGCGACGGACGCGACATCTACGACGTCCGCGGCCGCGTCGCCCATGAGAGCCTGTTCAATACCAACGACGGCCACTACCGCTGCCCGTCGACCCAGCAGGGCTACAGCCCGTTCAGCACGTGGACCCGCGGGCTGGCGTGGATCATGCTCGGCTATGCCGAGCAGCTGGAGTTCCTGGAAACGGTGAACGACGTCGAACTGGAGCCGCTGGGAGGCCGCTCGGAAATCGAAGACTTTTTCTTCCGGGCCGGACAGGCCGCGTGCGATTTCTATCTCGAGAACACGGCCCTCGATGGCATTCCCTACTGGGACACCGGCGCCCCGGGCCTCGCGCAGCTGGGCGACTGGCGGTCGAGGCCGGCCGAGCCGTTCAATCAACACGAACCCGTCGACAGCTCGGCCGCGGCCATCGGATGCCAGGGACTGATCCGGCTCGGAAACTGGATGGAAGCCCGCGGAGACCTGTCAGGCCGGCGGTACGTCCAGGCCGGCCTCACGACGCTGAAGACGCTGCTCAGCGAATCCTACCTGAGCAGCGGCGCCCATCAGGGCCTCCTTGTCCATAGCGTGTATCACCGGCCGCGGGGATGGGACTACATTCCCCCCGGCCAGTCCGTCCCCTGCGGCGAATCGAGCCAGTGGGGCGACTATCACCTGCGTGAAGCCGCATTAACGGTTCAGCGGATTGCGGAAGGAAAAGCGGAGTACAGGTTCGACGGACCGGTCGCCTGA
- a CDS encoding DUF1573 domain-containing protein encodes MKPIAVIGAIITIGLALFVVSKLTAPTNALNEVAVEPPPPPVETPTETETKLEEGGEEKPEGTPEEKPAEDVSYQSNPFDLKKPGPYPKAVLVQERFEFGSMALGATKSHPFVVKNEGDAPLKLEKGPLQCKCTMPALKDKEIPPGGQAEIVLEWKPLAVQAGFEKEATIWTNDPANPRLSLQIFGDVVSDDFWEPVDGFSLDQLKQGEARTVTGFIGSRTRDDLKIERVDQVNNLLKIEYTPADEAKLKEKEAKVGYNFTLTLPPSEEISLVRETVTVTVNSATNTQIIWPVTGNRIGPVSIIGPGWYAEKQLVQLGHFRAAKGTEKKFTMLLTDRGEKPLEITDVKVDGPIQVALERDEKWPVKTNERYFLTVKFIPNSPIGVHNTDNAIPVTITTNHPKVPTISFNVSYDAD; translated from the coding sequence ATGAAGCCCATCGCTGTGATCGGCGCGATTATCACCATCGGCCTGGCGCTGTTCGTCGTCTCGAAGCTCACCGCGCCGACGAATGCCCTGAACGAGGTCGCCGTCGAGCCCCCCCCGCCTCCCGTTGAAACACCGACCGAGACCGAGACGAAACTCGAGGAAGGGGGCGAGGAGAAGCCTGAAGGAACGCCCGAGGAGAAGCCTGCCGAAGACGTCAGCTACCAGTCGAATCCGTTCGATCTGAAGAAGCCGGGCCCGTATCCCAAGGCGGTGCTGGTGCAGGAGCGTTTCGAGTTTGGCTCGATGGCGCTCGGCGCTACGAAGTCGCATCCGTTCGTCGTGAAGAACGAAGGGGATGCTCCGCTGAAGCTGGAAAAGGGCCCGTTGCAGTGCAAGTGCACAATGCCCGCCCTCAAGGACAAGGAGATTCCCCCCGGCGGGCAGGCGGAGATCGTGCTCGAATGGAAGCCGCTGGCCGTCCAGGCGGGGTTCGAGAAGGAGGCGACGATCTGGACGAACGATCCGGCCAATCCGCGGCTGAGCCTGCAGATTTTCGGCGATGTCGTCAGCGACGACTTCTGGGAGCCGGTCGACGGCTTCAGTCTCGATCAGCTTAAACAGGGGGAGGCGAGGACGGTCACCGGGTTCATCGGTTCACGGACGCGTGACGACCTGAAAATCGAACGCGTCGATCAGGTGAACAACCTCCTGAAGATCGAGTACACGCCGGCCGACGAGGCGAAGCTGAAGGAGAAGGAGGCGAAGGTGGGGTACAACTTCACGCTGACGCTTCCTCCGAGCGAAGAGATCTCGCTGGTCCGGGAAACCGTGACGGTGACGGTCAACTCCGCGACCAACACGCAGATCATCTGGCCGGTGACCGGCAATCGGATCGGCCCGGTCAGCATCATCGGGCCGGGCTGGTATGCCGAGAAACAGCTTGTGCAGCTCGGCCACTTCCGCGCCGCCAAGGGAACGGAAAAGAAGTTCACGATGCTGCTGACCGACCGGGGTGAGAAACCCCTCGAGATCACCGACGTGAAAGTTGATGGCCCGATCCAGGTCGCGCTGGAGAGGGACGAGAAATGGCCTGTGAAGACGAATGAACGCTACTTCCTGACGGTGAAGTTCATTCCCAACAGCCCGATTGGCGTCCACAACACGGACAACGCCATTCCCGTCACGATCACGACCAACCATCCCAAAGTTCCGACGATCAGCTTCAACGTCTCCTACGACGCGGACTGA
- a CDS encoding ABC transporter ATP-binding protein, with translation MPAPVAPLRRSLTSHVEREDEPRQRPLDFRLIARLVRHTKPYARLRNGLLLTVLLRSFQLPALTWVVAAVINGPVRERDMQGVLNGAILFALLALFTQVVMHFRQRWALELGESVVGDLRNALFAKLQRMPMSWYHGTKVGRVISRMTSDMEDLRSGVQEVLFVTLVQAGQMLVAGAAMLYYDWTLFLIVLGLAPVIWFINRRFHRRLSSALRNMRESFSRVTSTLAEAVVGIRVTQAFVRQEENSRGFAELAEDHSRYNTVVLRTHGLFLPLLELNSQVFLAILLLVGGLRVLSSPDSASAAPPAGSVVEGFSAERLPPKVAGRASDVGDLIGFFFMAGLFFSPISVIGNQYNQAMTAMAGAERLFSLLDQEPAWSDPPDARPLVHLAGAVEFQNVTFEYVPGRPVLHDISFSVRPGESIALVGHTGSGKTSIINLVSKFYLPTQGRVLIDGQDVLSIDTTSLHHKLGIVLQQNFLFSGTVADNVRMGRPGATEAAIREVFERLRCEELLKSLPLGLDTPVGERGGSLSLGQRQLICFARALIADPRILILDEATSSIDSATEAQLQAALRVLIAGRTSFIVAHRLSTIRDADVVLVLEDGRIIERGTHPELLASGGRYADLYRRFAAAGQSTVPGG, from the coding sequence GTGCCCGCTCCAGTTGCTCCTCTCCGCCGCTCGCTGACGAGTCACGTCGAGCGTGAGGACGAGCCTCGACAACGACCGCTCGACTTCCGGCTGATCGCCCGGCTTGTCCGGCACACGAAGCCGTACGCGCGGCTTCGCAACGGTCTCCTGCTGACCGTGTTGCTCCGCTCCTTCCAGCTCCCCGCGCTGACGTGGGTGGTCGCCGCGGTCATCAACGGGCCTGTCCGCGAACGCGACATGCAGGGCGTGCTCAACGGGGCGATTCTCTTTGCCTTGCTGGCATTGTTCACGCAGGTCGTGATGCACTTCCGCCAGAGGTGGGCGCTGGAGCTGGGCGAGTCTGTCGTCGGCGACCTGCGGAACGCCCTGTTTGCGAAGCTGCAGCGGATGCCGATGAGCTGGTACCACGGCACGAAGGTAGGCCGGGTCATCAGCCGGATGACGTCCGACATGGAAGACCTGCGGAGCGGCGTGCAGGAAGTGCTGTTCGTCACGCTGGTGCAGGCGGGGCAGATGCTCGTGGCCGGCGCGGCAATGCTTTACTACGACTGGACACTCTTCCTCATCGTTCTCGGTCTTGCGCCGGTCATCTGGTTCATCAACCGCCGGTTCCATCGCCGTCTCAGCTCGGCGCTGCGGAACATGCGGGAGTCGTTCAGCCGGGTGACGTCCACGCTGGCGGAGGCGGTAGTGGGGATTCGCGTCACCCAGGCGTTCGTGCGGCAGGAAGAGAACTCGCGAGGGTTCGCGGAACTCGCCGAGGATCATTCGCGATACAATACCGTGGTGCTGCGCACGCATGGTCTGTTCCTGCCGCTGCTGGAGCTGAACAGCCAGGTGTTCCTGGCGATCCTGCTGCTCGTCGGCGGACTGCGCGTCCTGTCATCGCCGGACAGCGCGTCGGCGGCTCCTCCGGCCGGTTCGGTGGTGGAAGGCTTCTCTGCGGAACGTCTGCCTCCGAAGGTGGCGGGCCGCGCTTCGGACGTGGGCGACCTCATCGGCTTCTTCTTTATGGCGGGCCTGTTCTTCTCGCCGATCTCGGTCATCGGCAACCAGTACAACCAGGCGATGACGGCGATGGCCGGCGCGGAGCGATTGTTCTCGCTGCTCGACCAGGAGCCTGCCTGGAGCGATCCGCCCGACGCCAGGCCGCTCGTTCACCTGGCGGGTGCGGTCGAGTTTCAGAACGTGACGTTCGAATACGTTCCCGGCCGACCGGTGCTGCACGACATTTCGTTTTCCGTCCGGCCCGGGGAATCGATCGCGCTCGTGGGGCATACGGGGAGCGGCAAGACGTCCATCATCAACCTGGTGTCGAAGTTCTACCTGCCGACGCAGGGGCGGGTGCTGATCGACGGACAGGACGTTCTGTCGATCGACACGACCAGCCTGCACCACAAGCTGGGCATCGTGCTGCAGCAGAATTTCCTGTTTTCGGGGACGGTGGCCGACAACGTGCGGATGGGGCGTCCGGGAGCGACCGAAGCCGCGATCAGGGAAGTGTTCGAGCGACTGCGGTGCGAGGAGCTGCTGAAGAGTCTGCCGCTCGGGCTGGACACGCCGGTCGGCGAGCGGGGGGGCTCGCTGTCTCTGGGCCAGCGTCAGCTCATCTGCTTTGCACGGGCGCTCATCGCCGATCCGCGCATCCTGATCCTGGATGAAGCGACGAGCAGCATCGACAGCGCCACGGAGGCCCAGCTGCAGGCGGCTTTGCGGGTGTTGATTGCGGGGCGAACGAGTTTCATCGTCGCCCATCGGCTGAGCACGATTCGGGATGCCGACGTTGTTCTCGTGCTGGAGGATGGCCGGATCATCGAGCGGGGAACGCACCCCGAGCTGCTGGCCTCCGGAGGCCGGTACGCCGACCTGTATCGAAGATTCGCAGCGGCCGGCCAGTCGACGGTTCCGGGGGGGTGA
- a CDS encoding DUF1552 domain-containing protein: protein MNPITKAALPRRTFLKAAGVALALPMLESMTPALARAAEAATPRRFLGICNNLGVLPEHFFPTQGTGKDYELSTYLKLLERHRNDFTVFSGVSHPDVDGGHPADICFLTAAPHPSSGGFRNTISLDQYIAEQIGVQTRFPSLTLGVNTSGGLRSLSWTGSGVLIPCEEKPSAIYKAMFTQGSAEQVNAQVKKLERGQSILDAVAGQAKDLQRTLPQRDRDRLDQYFGSVRDLEHRLAVSKEWETKPKPAAPGPAPVDVVSPAEYMAKTKLMYDMARLAFESDSTRCVTLMLDSVNSPALELEDAEITDGYHNLSHHGRNEAKLKQLKAIDEWHMKLLGGMFDGLKETKENGLALLDRTMVLYGSNLGNASTHVTTNMPVLLAGGGFRHGQHLAFDTERNYPLPNLFVSMLQRMGLEADRFASSTGTMRGLEEA from the coding sequence ATGAATCCGATCACGAAAGCTGCCCTGCCGCGTCGCACGTTCCTGAAGGCGGCGGGAGTCGCCCTGGCGCTGCCGATGCTGGAATCGATGACGCCGGCGCTCGCACGAGCGGCAGAGGCGGCGACGCCGCGGCGGTTCCTGGGGATCTGCAACAACCTGGGGGTGCTGCCGGAACATTTCTTCCCGACGCAGGGGACGGGGAAGGACTACGAGCTCTCAACGTACCTGAAGCTGCTCGAGCGTCACCGGAATGATTTCACGGTGTTCTCAGGGGTTTCGCATCCGGACGTCGACGGGGGGCATCCGGCCGACATCTGCTTCCTGACGGCGGCTCCCCATCCTTCCAGCGGCGGGTTCCGCAACACGATCTCGCTCGACCAGTACATCGCGGAGCAGATCGGGGTTCAGACGCGGTTTCCGTCGCTGACGCTCGGCGTGAACACTTCGGGCGGGCTGAGGAGCCTGTCGTGGACCGGTTCGGGGGTTCTGATCCCGTGCGAGGAGAAGCCGTCGGCCATCTACAAGGCGATGTTCACCCAGGGTTCGGCGGAGCAGGTGAATGCCCAGGTCAAGAAGCTGGAACGCGGCCAGAGCATCCTGGATGCAGTTGCGGGACAGGCGAAGGATCTGCAACGCACGCTTCCGCAGCGCGACCGGGACCGGCTCGACCAGTATTTCGGCTCCGTCCGCGATCTCGAGCACCGGCTGGCCGTCAGCAAGGAATGGGAAACGAAGCCGAAGCCTGCCGCTCCCGGTCCGGCGCCGGTCGATGTCGTTTCTCCAGCCGAGTACATGGCGAAGACGAAGCTGATGTACGACATGGCGCGACTCGCATTTGAAAGCGATTCGACGCGCTGCGTGACGCTGATGCTCGACAGCGTCAACTCCCCTGCCCTGGAGCTCGAAGACGCGGAGATCACGGACGGGTACCACAACCTGTCGCACCATGGCCGAAACGAGGCGAAACTGAAGCAGCTCAAGGCCATCGACGAATGGCACATGAAGCTCCTGGGGGGCATGTTCGACGGGCTGAAGGAAACGAAAGAGAACGGCCTGGCCCTGCTCGACCGGACGATGGTGCTGTACGGGTCGAACCTCGGGAACGCGTCGACTCACGTCACGACGAACATGCCGGTCCTTCTCGCCGGCGGCGGATTCCGTCACGGTCAGCACCTCGCGTTCGACACGGAACGGAACTACCCGCTGCCGAACTTGTTCGTCAGCATGCTGCAGCGGATGGGGCTGGAGGCCGACCGGTTCGCCAGCTCAACCGGCACCATGCGGGGGCTGGAAGAAGCATAG
- a CDS encoding DUF1592 domain-containing protein, with the protein MRCAFAILVFASCASVWADVPSIVKSSCVECHNADDKSGQLDLSALPLNPGDPRNAEVWVRIHDRVRNGEMPPKDAEPLKPADREALIRGVAEAITSAELAQTKAQGRATRRRLNRQEYENTLRDLLDAPWLQIRTVLPEDAIAHGYNRIGDALDVSHVQMARYLEAADLALNAVVVSSLEKPAPTVKRYYARDQSSFARKFNFTQFNTAPERATFPVLGFEGQPDVRRGDAPATVGEKDPAVRELEGVGLVHGAYEPVEPKFNRFDAPVSGRYKLRFMAHSVWVGPNGANANLKDPKKTYPKWFVPDLDHVEKGRRSEPVTIYSEMPPRQLRRLGDFDITPEPAVHEMEVDLLAGETIRPDASRLFRSRPGEGRWQNPLAEQDGQPGVCYRWLEVEGPLNETWPPRGHQLLFGDLPVSKSGKSVTVVSKDEAGDSRRLLARFAERAYRRPVAEEEKLRFLPVIERQLSEGASFKDAMIAGYTAILCSPEFTTCHAEPGKLDDFALASRLSYFLWNTEPDHELRELAERGELRNASTLRAQTKRLIGDARSRRFVESYLDYWLDLRKILDNNPDGALYGDYYLDDWLTDSALEETRLFFGEMLKANLPARTVAASDFTFVNERLAKHYGLEPMEGCEFRKVTLPEGCLRGGLLTQASILTVTANGTSTSPVVRGAWVMSRILGKPPAKPPAVPAVEPDLRGATTIREQLAKHRDQASCAACHKDIDPPGFALESFDVAGGFRTKYRAQAAKKEDRVAGFAKSGQAFQFQEGLPVDSSGQLAGGEAFRDIQEFKMLLLADERQLARNLVNQLAVYATGAPIRFSDRAVVETILDQTQANGYRTADVIHALVQSSLFREK; encoded by the coding sequence ATGCGCTGTGCTTTTGCGATCCTCGTCTTCGCCAGCTGTGCATCGGTTTGGGCCGACGTGCCGTCGATCGTCAAATCGAGCTGCGTCGAGTGTCATAATGCCGACGACAAATCGGGGCAGCTCGACCTTTCGGCCCTGCCGCTGAATCCGGGCGATCCGCGCAACGCCGAGGTTTGGGTGCGGATTCATGACCGTGTCCGGAACGGCGAGATGCCGCCGAAGGACGCGGAGCCGCTCAAGCCGGCGGACCGGGAGGCACTGATTCGCGGAGTTGCCGAGGCGATCACGTCGGCCGAACTGGCCCAGACGAAGGCGCAAGGGCGGGCGACGCGGCGACGACTGAACCGTCAGGAATACGAGAACACGCTGCGCGACCTGCTGGATGCACCGTGGCTGCAGATCCGGACCGTGCTGCCGGAGGATGCGATCGCTCATGGATACAACCGAATCGGAGATGCGTTGGATGTGTCGCACGTCCAGATGGCGCGGTACCTGGAAGCGGCCGACCTCGCGCTGAACGCGGTCGTCGTCAGTTCGCTGGAGAAGCCGGCACCGACGGTGAAGCGTTACTACGCGCGGGACCAGAGTTCGTTTGCCCGGAAGTTCAACTTCACGCAGTTCAATACGGCCCCGGAACGGGCGACGTTTCCCGTGCTGGGATTCGAAGGGCAGCCGGACGTCCGGCGTGGTGACGCGCCGGCCACGGTCGGGGAGAAAGACCCGGCGGTTCGGGAACTGGAGGGAGTCGGACTGGTTCACGGTGCTTACGAGCCGGTCGAGCCGAAGTTCAACCGGTTCGATGCCCCGGTTTCGGGGCGTTACAAGCTGCGGTTCATGGCGCATTCCGTCTGGGTCGGCCCGAACGGCGCGAACGCCAACCTGAAGGATCCCAAGAAGACGTATCCGAAGTGGTTCGTCCCGGACCTCGACCATGTTGAGAAAGGCCGGCGCTCGGAGCCGGTGACGATCTACTCCGAGATGCCGCCGCGGCAACTGCGGCGGCTGGGCGACTTCGACATCACGCCGGAGCCGGCCGTTCACGAGATGGAAGTGGACCTGCTGGCTGGCGAAACGATCCGTCCGGACGCCTCGCGGCTGTTTCGTTCCCGGCCCGGCGAAGGGCGGTGGCAGAACCCGCTGGCGGAGCAGGATGGCCAGCCGGGCGTTTGTTATCGCTGGCTGGAAGTGGAAGGGCCGCTCAACGAGACGTGGCCACCGCGCGGTCATCAGCTGCTGTTTGGCGACCTGCCGGTGTCGAAGTCGGGCAAGTCGGTGACGGTTGTTTCGAAGGACGAGGCGGGGGACTCGCGGCGGCTGCTGGCGCGGTTCGCGGAGCGGGCTTATCGGCGTCCAGTTGCGGAGGAGGAGAAGCTGCGGTTTCTCCCCGTGATCGAGCGGCAGTTGAGCGAAGGGGCGTCGTTCAAGGATGCGATGATCGCGGGTTACACGGCGATCCTGTGTTCACCGGAGTTCACGACGTGCCACGCGGAGCCGGGGAAACTCGATGACTTCGCGCTGGCGTCGCGGCTGTCGTACTTCCTGTGGAACACGGAGCCGGACCACGAGCTCCGCGAACTGGCCGAACGGGGCGAGCTGCGGAACGCGTCGACGCTGCGTGCCCAGACGAAGAGGCTGATCGGTGACGCCCGCAGCCGGAGGTTCGTCGAGTCGTACCTGGACTACTGGCTCGACCTGCGGAAGATCCTCGACAACAACCCGGACGGCGCGCTGTATGGCGACTATTACCTCGACGACTGGCTGACGGATTCGGCGCTCGAAGAGACACGGCTGTTTTTCGGGGAGATGCTCAAGGCGAACCTTCCGGCCCGCACGGTCGCGGCATCCGACTTCACGTTCGTCAACGAGCGACTCGCAAAGCACTACGGACTCGAACCGATGGAAGGATGCGAGTTCCGAAAGGTGACGCTGCCGGAGGGTTGCCTGCGCGGCGGACTGCTGACGCAGGCCAGCATCCTGACCGTGACGGCAAACGGGACCTCGACGTCGCCGGTCGTTCGCGGTGCGTGGGTGATGTCGCGAATCCTGGGGAAGCCTCCGGCGAAGCCGCCGGCGGTTCCTGCTGTGGAGCCCGATCTGCGCGGAGCGACGACGATCCGCGAGCAGCTGGCGAAGCACCGCGACCAGGCGTCGTGCGCGGCGTGTCACAAGGACATCGATCCGCCGGGATTTGCCCTGGAGAGCTTCGACGTGGCCGGAGGTTTTCGTACGAAGTACCGGGCGCAGGCGGCGAAGAAGGAAGACCGGGTCGCAGGGTTCGCGAAGAGCGGACAGGCCTTTCAGTTTCAGGAGGGCCTGCCGGTCGATTCGAGCGGACAGCTCGCCGGCGGAGAGGCGTTTCGAGATATCCAGGAATTCAAGATGCTGCTGCTGGCGGATGAACGCCAGCTGGCGAGGAACCTCGTGAACCAACTGGCCGTTTATGCGACTGGTGCGCCGATCCGATTCAGCGATCGGGCGGTTGTGGAAACGATCCTCGATCAGACTCAAGCGAATGGATATCGCACAGCCGATGTCATCCATGCCCTGGTGCAGAGTTCGCTGTTTCGAGAGAAGTGA